From Halorientalis litorea:
GCCCGTACTCCGTGTCGTGACCGACCGACTCACCGACGTGGCACTGACACACGACCACGTCACCGTCGACGGCACGCGCCTCCACACCGTGACGGCGGGCGACCCGGCGGGACCGCTCGTCGTCTGTCTCCACGGGTTCCCCGAGTTCTGGTATTCGTGGCGCGCCCAGATACCCGGGCTGGTGGCGGCCGGGTACCGCGTCGTCGCGCCCGACCTCAGGGGGTACAACCGCTCGGAGAAACCGCCCGGCGTCGGCAGTTACACCCTCGACGAACTCGTCGGCGACGTGACGGGACTGATACGCCACTACGGGGAGTCAGCCCACCTCGTCGGCCACGACTGGGGCGGGACACTCGCGTGGACGACGGCCGCGGAGCATCCCGAGTTGCTCGACAGCCTCACCGTGATGAACGCACCACACCCCGCGGCACTGGCCGAGCGGTTCGACCTCGCGCAACTGCGTCGGTCGTGGTACGCGCTCGCGTTTCAACTCCCGTGGCTCCCCGAGCGGCTGCTGACGCTGGGCCGGGGCCGTGCGGTCGGGTCGATGTTCCGCGAAAGCGCGGCGACCCCAGCGGCGTTCACCGACGAGGACATCCACCGCTACCGCGAGGCGTTCTGCCGTCCGGGGGCGGCCCGCGCCGCCGTCAACTACTACCGGGCGTACGCCCGCGAGACGGCGGGCGCGATACTGCCCGGCACCGCCGCCGCACCGCCCGCCGACACCGAGAGTCAGGTGCCGACGCTGTTGCTGTGGGGCGAGCAGGACCCGGCACTCGGCGTCGGCCTCTCGGAAGGGTTGGAGCGGTGGGTCGCCGACCTCCGGGTCGAGCGGTTCCCGGAAGCCAGCCACTGGGTTCACCACGACGCGCCCGAGCGAGTGGGCGACCGGCTACTCGAATTTCTCGACGGCCACGGTGCCGACGAGGACGCAGGCCCGAATCTCTAGGGCCGTCTCGAACTCCTCGCGGCGTCCCACCCGGCGGCCGTCTCGGCGGAGTTGTTCGTGGTGGGCACGCCGCACCGCGTCTCTCTCGCGGTCGTCGAACCCGACCCGCTCGCCGATTTCCTCCCAGTGGCCGTCCTCGACGAAGAAGGCGGCGTAGTCGTCTGTCTCGTGTGCGAGTTCGTACTCGCGGCGGTACTGCTCGCGGCACTCCCGGAGGTCGGCCTGCACCACGTCCACGAGGTCCGGGAGTTGCCGCGGCCCGACGCTCGCCTTCGCCGCGACGAGCAACAGTGTCTGCCCGTCGATGGGGTCGCCCGCCATCAGCCACCGGCACGCATCGCCTTCTGCGAGAACTGCTCGACCAGCGGCTCCACGGCCGATTCCGAACCCTCGAAGGTGACGCTCACTTCGGTCAACTGCATCGACCCGGCCACGTCCACTTTCTCGGCCGAGAGCGTGACAGTCCAGTCCGGGCCTGCGACGCGGGCCTCCGCGTCGTCCTCACGGTCACCGACCACGAGGTCGCCGCCGAGGTTCTCGAGGTAGTGGACGGCCAACCGCTTCGAGATGCCGCGGAACGCCTTGTCGACTCTCATCGGTCGACCCCCTCCGCGCCGCCGGCAACCGGGGGGAAAATAGAGAGGGAGTCGCCGTCCGAGAGGGGCGTCTCGGCCCCCTGCATGTGGACGACTTCCCGGCCGTTCTTGAGGACGGACAGTTGTGGCCGAATCTCGCCCTCCTCGTCGAGGAGTTGCCGTTCGAGGTCCCGGTAGTCGGATTCGAGGGCGGCGAGGACATCGGCCACCGTCGCGTCGTCGGGGAACTCCCGGTCGAGTTCCTTCTGCCCGACGACGGCCCGGAAGGTGGCGAAAAAGCGCAGTTCGAGGTGCATGTCCACGGAGAGGCGCGCTGGCGGTATAAATTCGGCGCGGGTCAGAGGTCGCGCAACCGGATGCCGTCGTCGACGACCCGGTGGGTCCGCTCCCTGTCGAGTCGCTCGCCGAGGTCGTCGTGGTCGTACAACTGCCCGATGAGGTCGGCCATGAGGTTGCGCCACGCGATGGCGTAGATGGGGGACTGGCCCCACGCCCGGAGTTCAGGGACGAACGCGTCGTAGGTTTCGAGACGGTCGTCCATCCGCTCGATGGCGTCCAACACGTACCCCGTGGCTTCGGCGTCGTCGTCGGCCTCGGCGATGGCGTGGTTGATGCGTTGTTCCCAGCCCTCGACGGCGCGTTGCATGTCCTGTGCCGCCGCCTGCCCGTCCTCCGGGAGCGAGTCGAGAATCGGTGCTGGCACGCCCAGCGATATCTCGTCCATGCCTCCGGGAGGGACGGCCGAGACTAAAGTTTCCCGGCGGCGACCATTACAGATTTCACTCTGGGCCGGGCTATCCGGCGTATGGACGAGCCCTCCCGAGTCGAGTTCGACTGGCTGACGCTCGACGACGCCGAGCGTGTCCTGTGGTCGGGTCAGCCGCACGTCTACAGTATCGTCCCCGCGCTGGTCGTCGGCATTCCCCTCTCGCTGCTACTCGTCGGCATCCCGATAGTCGTCGGCTCCTACCTCAACCGGGAGAACACGCACTACGTGCTGACGACCGATGCCCTCTACCAGAAACGGGGTATCTTCTCGCGGAGCGTCCGCAAGATAGCGTTCGAGAAGATACAGAACACCTCGTACAGTCAGGGCGCGCTCGGCAAGCACTTCGGCTACGGAAACGTCGATATCTCGACGGCTGGCGGGTCCGGCGTCGAGATGCAGTTCGGCTCCGTGCCCGACCCCAAAGGCGTACAGGAACGCATCAACCGGCGAATTCGACAGGCCCGCGGGCCGAGAGACGAACACGAAAACGAAGAGTCGTCGGCGGAGGTACTCGACGAGATTCTCGCGGAGTTACGGGCCATCCGGACGGCACTCGATGCCGAAGGCGGAACCGTCACAGAGCGGCAGGGGAACAGTTCGCAGTCAGAACGCCGCGAGCAGACCGGTCGGCGAGCGCGGGGTGACAGAGCCGATGGGAGCGGCGAGTGACGACGGCGTGCCGTGGCTGACTGCCGGCCCCGGCGAGGCGGTTCGCTGGTGCGGTGGGCCGCGTATCCAGACAGCACTCCCGGGAGCCGTTATCGGCGTCGTCGTCGCCGCCGCCTCGGTGCTGGTCCCCGAGGTTCCGTCCCTGCTGGGGGTGGCCGGCGTCGTCCCCGCTGCCGGTGTGTATCTCTGGGTCCGGAACGTCGAGTACGTCGTGACGACGGACAAACTCTACCGGAAACAGGGTGTCCTCGGCCGGCGCGTGACTGCCGTGGGCTACGAGACAGTCCAGAACGCGTCCTACTCACAGGGCATCCTCGGGACGGCCTTCGGCTACGGGACCGTCACCTTCGACACCGCCGGCGGGAACGGTACCGAACTCGCTTTCAGCAACGTGACCGACCCGCGAGCAGTCGAGCAACTCGTCTCGGAGTTGCTCGGAGAGGAGGAGTCCCCTGCAGACGCGGCGGTTCCGGGGTCCATCGAGCAGTGGCAGGCCATCCGCGAGGAAGTGCAACGGCTCCGACGGACGGTCGAACAGCGAACCGACGCCGACCGCGAGCGGTAGCTTACCGCTCCGCGACGTGGCGGACTTCACTGGCGACACCACGGGTAGATTCGGCCATCTCCGGGCCGCTCATCTCCGCCCGGCCGACGGCGAACGCGGACGGCCCCTCGACGACTACCTCGTCGCCCGGGCGGATGTCGTCGCTGGCGTCGACAACGCCGGGCGCGAGGACGCTCCCGTGAGGGACGAAGTCGTCTATCTCGACGCGTTTCGTCGGCACCGGACTCTCGACCCACTGGCGGGCACCCGCGAGCGTCAGCGAGAGGACGCCGTACTGAGGGACCATCGCCGCCAACTGCTCGCCGTCGGCGTCGGCCACCCGGAGTTTCGGGTAGAACGCCTCCGTCTGGAGGTCCGGGAACAGGTCGTCGCCCGCGCCGGGGTATTCGGGGCTTCCGAACTGGTAGTCCGCGATGGCACGGACGGTGTTGTGTTCGCGCTCCCGCTTCCGATACGTCTCTTCGCCGTCGAGGGCATTTTCGAGGTTCGCCAGCGACTCGTCGGTCGTCGGGTGGTCCGGGACCGTGAACTCGGGGTCGTACGCCAGCGAGTCGGTGGCACGCTCGACGATTTCGCGGTAGCCCTCGTCGGGGACGTGTGCCACGATTCGGGGGTAGTCGGCCCGGCGGAGGTACGCTTCGAGTACGTCGGCGACGAACTCGGTTTCGGTCGCCGTCCACTCACCAGTGACCACCGAGTCGTAGTGTTGGGCGGGATAGGTACACTCCAACTCTTGGGGGACGACGCCGATGGGGGAGGTCATCGAGACGACGTGGCCCCGCCACTGGATGGCGTCGTGGAACTGGCCGTGACTCTGTGACTCGCTGTAGGGTTTCGAGGCCGAGCAGGGGACCAACACCAGCGGCGCGTCGAACCGGTTGCGGTAGCGCGTGGTCACGCGCTCGGCGAACCGCTGAATCTCGACCCGCCGGAGGCTGTCGTCGGTGGCGGCGGTCATCTCGGCCCGGCGCAGGACTGGTACCCGCTGTTCGAGGTAACTGTACTGCTGGTCGAGGCGGCGCATCGTCGCCGTCAGCCACTGGTCGTGGCGGGCCTGCCCCTCGACGTAATCGCGCAGGCGACCGTCCCGAATCCGGCGACGGACGCGCTTCAGTTCCGCCGCCAGCGCGTTGACGTTGTGTGCCACGCAGTCCTCGCGGTCGAACGCCTCGCGGGGCGTCTGACACGCGGGACAGGCACAGGGGAGTTCGTCCAAGTCTTCGAGGAACTGGTGGCCGTCGGTCGTCAGGTAGCGGCCCTGCGTCCCGCAGACGACGGCACGGTCGGCGTCCACGAGGTCCACGCCCGCGTAGACGAGCGTGGCGACGTTGGCCGGCGTGGCGACGCCCGAGAGGTAGAGCGCGCTGTCCGCCGGGACGGCGTCGCGCGTGGTCACGATAGCGTCGACGAACGCCGCCGCGTGGCCGACGTAGCCGCCCGCACCCGAGAGGACGTAGCCGTCCGCACCGCAGTCGCTCGCGGTGGACGGCGAGACGACGGCCGCACTCGGGTAGTCCACGTCGGTGTAGTCGGTGGCGAACGCGGCTTCCACCTCGTCCGGCGTCCCCGCGGGAAGTCCCCGGTGGGGCAGGACGGTCAGCACGGACTCGTCGCCGTCGGGCACCTCGCGGTCGGTGGGCCAGCGACTCCCGGCGTCACGGATGACGGCCGCGGCGTGTGTTGCTTCGGCGTCGCCGCCGTCACCGTCGGCGTCGGCGACGAGCGCGGGCGTCGGCACCGGGTCCGCGAGGCGCAACTCCCCCATCCGGGCGGCCCCGTCGCGCTCGTGGACCTCGAAGTAGTCGGTCATGGCTCCGGGTCGGGGAGCGGCGGTGAACTATCTTTCCTTCACAGTCGCGCCGCGAGGACGCTGAGGACGACGAGTACCGCACCCGCCGCGACGAGGTAGGCGAGCCACGAGTCGCTGACCGAACTCGACCGGTCCGGCTCTTTCAGCCCGTAGAGGCCGGCCCCGAGGACCAGCGCGCTCGCGGCTATCGTTCCACCCCGCGCGAGCGTGAGACCCGCCGCGAGGACCGACAGCACCGTATCGAGCCCGATGACGGCCCCGTAGACGGCCATCGACCCGTGGAACAGGTTCGGGCGGTTCATTCGGTCCCTCCGTGCCAATCCGTGTCGTCCACGCCGAGTTGGTGGGTGTCGACCGAGCCGGGGAGGGCCGCGAGTGCCTGCTCGGGCCAGTCCCAGTGGGCGACCGTGAACGTCGCGTCCGGGTTCGCCTCGACCAACCGACGGACGCCGGCGGCGGCGGCCTCGTAGGCCGGGCCGTCGAGTCGGTCGGGGAGTTCCGCGTTGAGCGGGTACACCTCCGAGAGTTCCCGCGGGTACGGGCCGAAGGGGGGCCGGAGCCGCCACGTCTCGTCGTACGCCTCGTTCGTGTCCCCCTCGCTGAGGAGGATGTCGCCTGTGGCGTCCAGTCGCGAGAGGCGGTCGTGGTGCCGCAGGACCTCGGGCCGGGCCGCGCTCTCGCTTGAGAGGTAGAAGAAGGCGTCCTTCGAGGCGGGGTCGGTCCGTTCGAGTTGTGCGGCGTGGCCGGTCAGCGCGCGGTAGCCGTCGAGCATCGCCGGGTGCCCCCGGGCGCGCGTCTCGACGAGTTCCAGCAGGTTCCCCCGCCGAATCGCCTGCTTGATGGTTCGCATCTCCTCGTAGGTGACGTGGAGGTTGTGTTCCGCGAGCAGTCGTTCGCGCTCGTCGGCGGGTTCGGCCTCCAACTCCGAGGGCGTGGTGGTGGCACAGACCGGACACGAACAGGGGAGATAGTCGAGGTCCTCGAGGTGTTCGGTCCCCCGGACGGTCAGGTAGCGGTCGTCCCGGGCGTACAGCGCGTAAGCGGCGGAGTCGAACAGGTCACACCCCATCGCGACGGCGAGTGCGAACATCATCGGGTGGCCCGCACCGAACAGGTGGACGGGGGCGTCCGCGCCGAGGCCGCGTTTCGCCGCCGTCACCACGTCCACGATGTCGGCGTATCGGTAGTTGTTCAACAGCGGGACCACCGCACCGACGGGGAACACGTCGAGGTCGGTTCCGTAGGCCCGTTCGGCGGCCGACTCGCGGAGGTCCGGGAACGCACCGCCTTGGACCGGCGCGTTGACCAACATCTCGCCCGTGTCCACCGTCTCGGCGAGTTCGAGTCGCTCTTGGGTCCGGTCGAGTTCCGCCGCCGCCTGCTCGCGGTCGGCGTCGGGCGGCGTCGGGATGTCCACTGGCGTCCCGATGTCCGACCCGATGTCCCGCTGGAACTCGAGAATCTCGCGGGTGCCCACGTCGATGTCGCCGTACTCGGCGAGTTGGAACGACCCGGAATCGGTCATGATGGCACCCGAGAAGTCGTAGAGGTCGTGCAGTCCCTCCTCGAGTGCGCGCTCGCGGAACGGGTCGGACCCGTACAGCGAGTAGCCGTTGGTGATGAGAATCTCCGCCCCGAACTCGGCTTCGAGGCGGGCGGGTTCGACTGTCCGAACGTGTGGGTTGACCACCGGCAGGAGCGCGGGCGTCTCGACGGTCACGTCGGCCCGCGGAACCGTCAACTCGCCGAGTCGGCCGGCGGCGTCGTAGTCCCGCACCTCGAAACAGTCGGGCATTGCCCCGGCGTAGCCCCGGGGCGGGCCTAAGGCTGTCGTTCGGCTACAGCATCGCGGGGTCGGTACGGTCGGCGATACCGTCGAAGCCGTCGTCGAACGCGAGTATCGTGTCGATGTCGTGTCTGTCCGCCAGCGCGACGGTAGCCGCGTCGGTGAAACTCAGTCCTTGGTCGTCGAACTGTTCGAAGGTCTCGACAGCCGACCCAAAGACGGCCGGTGTTACGTACAGCAGAGAGTACACGTCCGGAAAGCTACCGACGCCACGGAGTCGTTCCCCGAGCGTCTTCGCCACCTCGAACGACCCCGTTCTGCGCTGGGTCAGCGTCACGACTTCGTCGTAGATGTAGTCGCTCGTGAACGGTTGCCCGAGTTCGCCGTCGTACACCGTCTCCATCGCGTCCGCTGCCGCGTCGTGACGGGTCGCCGACCGGTCGTACTCCGCGTAGAGAACGCCCGTATCCACGAGAACCGTCATCCGTACAGTATCTCGTCGATGTCGTCCTCGTCCGTTTCCCGACCGGATTCGATGCGCGTCTCCGAGAGCCGCGACCGCTCGGCGTCGGACAGCGGGACACTCTCTTCTCGAAACTCGTCCACGAACTCGGCTTTGGATTCGTACGCGGTCGCCACCAACTGTGCCAGCAGTTCCTGCTGGGTCACTTTCTCGCCCGTCGCCAACCGGATTTCGGCCTGCAACTCCTCTAACCTCGATTTTGCCTCCTCGTCCATCTTGACCGCTGTCGCCATACCTGTAGTTACAACTGCAACCAAGTTACTCTTTCTACCAGAATCGGCGGTCCGTCGCTATCAGGCGAACGCGTCGTAGTAGAGGACGCCCATCGCCGTCCGGCCGTCGCGCACGTCGCCGTCGCGGATACCCTCCCGGAGGGCGTCGAGGGTGGTCGTCTCGACGCGGATGGACTCGTTGAAGTCGAGGCTCTGTTCGCCCGCCGGTTCACAGTCGCGGGCGACGAAGTAGTGGAAGACGGCGTCGCTGATGCCGTTCGCCGGTTCGACGGTGGTCAAGTGCTCGACCGAGTCGGTGGTGTAGCCCGTCTCCTCTTCGAGTTCCCGCACTGCGGTGGCTTCGAGGTCGACATCCTCGCCCTCGACGCCGCCCGCAGGGAGGCCGCGGTTGACCCGCTTGACCGCCTGTCGCCACTCCTCGATGACCACCACCTCGCCGTCGGCGGTGAACGGGAGGACGACCACGCTCGCGCTCTCGGAGAGGTAGTCGAAGTCGGTCTCCGTCCCGTCGGGCAGTCGGACTTGCTCGCGCTGGATGTCGAAGCCCGGACACATGTAGGCCGTCTCGCCGTACAGCGTCTCCCACGCGAGGTCGGCCCCGGAGTCGTCGGTCATAGCCGGTCAACGGCCCGGTGGCTCAAAAGCACCCATCAAACTCGGAATCCCGTGTTTGGCGTTTGCACGCCACACGAGTTCTCGTCCGTGGTGTGGTGACGCACCGAGTGCCCGGTCAGGCCTCGTCGGGGTCGTAAGCCCGCCCGATATCGTGTTTCGGCGCGCCGACGCCGAGGACCCGGGTCGGGCCGTCGGCGTCGGTCGGCGCGTGGGGCCGGATGGGACTCTCCGGTTCCGAGACGAACACCTCGCCGGGGTCGACGACGTACGTCTCCGCGGGCGTCTCGACGTGGAGTTCGCCGGCGGCGACGTAGAACAGTTCCTCCCGGCGTTCGTGGTAGTGGTAGGTCGTCGACAGTTGCTCGCCGGGAGCGAGGGTGTACACTGCGGCCGCGAGCTGTGCCAGTTCCGCGGCGTCTGCGATACCCCGGCGGTCACAGGGGTGGTCGGGCGACGCGGACAGGTCGTCGGGGTCGATGACGTGATAGCCCATACCGGAGGCGACGGCAGTGTCACCCTACAGTGTGTCGGCGTCGAGTGCCTGTTCGGCCCGTCTGTCCGCCTGTTCGAGACGACGCTCGACAGCGTTGACCAGCGACTCCGGGAGGTCGTCACTGGCGTCGAGGAGGCGCTCACCAGCCCGTTGCAGGTTCTCGGTGGCCACTTCGAGCCGTCGGTCGGCCCCGCCGGCGTCACCGTCTTCGGCGGCGTCGGCGGCCCGCGCCGCGGCCGCCGCCGCCGCATCGAAGGCCCGTGCGAGACCACGCACACCGGGCGGTAGTCCTGCCGTGTCGTCGTCCCTGCCGGCGTCACCGTCGTCACCGCCGCCGTCCTGCCCGCCCACGGCGCGCACCTCCGTCCCCGTCTCCTCGGCGATGGCGGAGAGGAACGTGGCGAGCGACGCCTTCCCCGTCCGCGGGTTCTCGATGGTCGTCGCCGCCTCGTCCGCGGGGTTGACGCGGAACGCACCCACCTCGTCGTCGGCGTCCCTGACCTCCGTCGTGTAGGCTCCCCGGCGGTCGACGTAGACCGCGTCTCGGCCGTCGAGGGGTGCGTCGTACAGACGGCCCGCGAAGTCGTCCTCGACGGCGAGAGCACGCAGGTCGTCGTCGGTCCCGTCGGCGTCCACTCGGACCTTGACGGCCCGTTCGTTCGCGGTCAGCGCGACATCGCCGTCGACGCCCGCACGAGTCGGTTCCGGGCCGTCCGAGACCGTGACGCGTTCGCTGTGGGGCGCGTACCCGGGTCCGTTGACCGTCAGCCGGTGGTCACCCGCGGGCACGTCGTCCACGACGACGGTCCCGGCGAAGGAGGGAACCGCCTCGGGGTCACTCTCCAGTCGTGCCACCGTCTCGACGGTGGTCTGCTCCGTCGTGACGCCCTCGCCGTCGGGGGCGTCCTCGTTCTCGTCGGTCCGTCGGACGGCCGCGACGACGCGGTTGATGGGGGCCGGGTCGCCGATGGCGTCGTACCGCTCGGCGAGTGCCTGCCGGTGGGCCGGTTCTGAGATGTCCGCCGCGGGGTTCTCGTACCGCTCCTGTTCCCACGGGAGTCCGGTGGTCGTGATGTACCCGGAAACGAGGTCGTCGGCGAAGTCGGGCACCAAGAACTCGAAACTCAACTGCGGCCCGGTGAACGCCGTGATGTGTTCCAGTTCCGCCGTCGACACGAGATCGTACCCCACGTCGACGTCGGCGTCCGCCGCGTTGCGGTCCCCATCGAAGCCGAAGATGGCTCCCGTCTCGCGTTCGGGAAGGTCCGCGGGTGGCGACGACAGTTCCGAGAACGAGCGGACGGTGAGGTCGGGCGCGACCAGCGAGGACCGGTCCACCGAGGGGAGGCGGTCGTCCTCGTACACCGGTCGGCCGTCGAGTTCCGGCACGAGGAAGGGGAGGCGAAAGCCCTCGTCACGGGGCAACCCGTAGGCCGCGGGAATCGCCGCGAGTGACTCGCTGGCCTCCAGCGTCCGGTTCGTGATGTCCGCGAAGGTGTCGCCGGTCGGCAGGCGTTGGAAGCGGTCGGGAATGTCGTTGACCGAGAGCGCGCTGGAGTGTGACCCCAGCTCCGACAGCACCCGCGGCACCGTTCGCTCCGGGTCGACGAACTCGTTGTTGGGCACCTTCCGCGAGTGGGCACTGGCGACGAACAGTTCCGGTTCGTCGGCCTCGCGGTTCACGAACACGTGAACCACCTCCCAGTCGTGCCAGTGGAAGTTCACCGAGAACTGGTCGAACGCCCCGTACCACCAGTACTGGACGGCGGCGAGCGGGGAGTTCTCGTAGGCCCGAACGTGGTAGAACAGCGTCGGGTCCGGCGGCCCGTCCTCCGCCTGTGACCGGCGGGCGTACCCGTCGAAGGCGTCGAACCCGTCGACGACCGGGTCGCCGTCCTGTTCGCTCTCGTACGGCCGCGGGTCAGTCGGGTACCACTTCTCGGCGGCGTCGAAGTACAGCACCGGCGCGTAGCGTTCGGCCAACCGGCGCGCGTCTTCGTCCGTCACGTCCGCCGTGGTCGCGTCCGAGTCGCGCTGGAGGACGCTACACCCGGCAGTGAACGATGTTCCGGCGACGGCGAGCGTCCCAGTCGCCTGCAGCAGGTCCCGGCGACTGAACGCTGATGTGTCGGTCATTGGTCTGTGTGGGGGAGCGACCCCGAAAGCTGTTCGGACGAAACCGCGGTCGCGGTATATCCTTTCTGGCAGTGGGGCCGAGCGGTGGTTCCGGTGGACCGGCAGGCACCACCCAACGACTCACAAAACCACCGATAATTGTCAGTAGAGGGGCGAAAAAGTGTGAGTATGTAGTGGGCCGGCGCAGATTCGAACTGCGGTTACGGCCACCCGAAGGCCGAAGGATACCAAGCTACCCCACCGGCCCGCTTGGTATCGAATGATTGCCTGCCAGCCGATAAAACGCTTCCGAACTACTACCGTCGACGCCCGTCGGGTTCGAACACAGCCGTACTCCGTACGCGAATCCAGGCGTCCGAACCGGCGGAGGTGTCGTGACGGTACTGGCGTGGACGGTCACACTCATGTTGGTGTAGCCCAACCGTACGTATGCAGGTTTTCTGGCATCAGCGTGACCTCCGCGTTCCAGACAACAGGGGACTCACCTCGGCGACGAAGACGGGACCGACACTGCCCGCATACATCGTCGACACCGAACTCTTGAAGCGAATCGGGAAGCGACAGCGTGCGTTCCTGCTGGACGGCGTTCGGAATCTGAAACGACAGTACCGCAAACTCGGGTCGGACCTGCTCGTCCGCGTCGGACCAGCGGCCGAAACGCTCGAAACGTTGGTCTCCGAGTTCGACGCCGACCGGGTCTACTACAACCGTCACTACCGTCCGGCCCGTCGGAACCGACAGCGGGCCGTCGACGAGGCAGTCCCGACGGAATCGGTCACCGACCTCGTTTTAGTCGACCCGGAGCGGCTGGACTCGCAGTACGCGAACCACAGCCAGTTCTACAACGACTGGCAAGACGAACACAAGCTAACGCCGTTCGGCGTTCCCGACGCGGAGGGCCTCGTCTCGCTCGACGACGATACCGGAGTCCCGTCGGTCACGGCCGACATCGACCTTCCGGCGGCTGGCTACCGCGCGGCACGTGACCGGTACGAACAGTTCCTAAACGCCGGTATCGAGACGTACAACGAC
This genomic window contains:
- a CDS encoding ubiquitin-like small modifier protein 1 — its product is MHLELRFFATFRAVVGQKELDREFPDDATVADVLAALESDYRDLERQLLDEEGEIRPQLSVLKNGREVVHMQGAETPLSDGDSLSIFPPVAGGAEGVDR
- the arcS gene encoding archaeosine synthase subunit alpha, with translation MTDYFEVHERDGAARMGELRLADPVPTPALVADADGDGGDAEATHAAAVIRDAGSRWPTDREVPDGDESVLTVLPHRGLPAGTPDEVEAAFATDYTDVDYPSAAVVSPSTASDCGADGYVLSGAGGYVGHAAAFVDAIVTTRDAVPADSALYLSGVATPANVATLVYAGVDLVDADRAVVCGTQGRYLTTDGHQFLEDLDELPCACPACQTPREAFDREDCVAHNVNALAAELKRVRRRIRDGRLRDYVEGQARHDQWLTATMRRLDQQYSYLEQRVPVLRRAEMTAATDDSLRRVEIQRFAERVTTRYRNRFDAPLVLVPCSASKPYSESQSHGQFHDAIQWRGHVVSMTSPIGVVPQELECTYPAQHYDSVVTGEWTATETEFVADVLEAYLRRADYPRIVAHVPDEGYREIVERATDSLAYDPEFTVPDHPTTDESLANLENALDGEETYRKREREHNTVRAIADYQFGSPEYPGAGDDLFPDLQTEAFYPKLRVADADGEQLAAMVPQYGVLSLTLAGARQWVESPVPTKRVEIDDFVPHGSVLAPGVVDASDDIRPGDEVVVEGPSAFAVGRAEMSGPEMAESTRGVASEVRHVAER
- a CDS encoding cupin domain-containing protein gives rise to the protein MGYHVIDPDDLSASPDHPCDRRGIADAAELAQLAAAVYTLAPGEQLSTTYHYHERREELFYVAAGELHVETPAETYVVDPGEVFVSEPESPIRPHAPTDADGPTRVLGVGAPKHDIGRAYDPDEA
- a CDS encoding NUDIX hydrolase yields the protein MTDDSGADLAWETLYGETAYMCPGFDIQREQVRLPDGTETDFDYLSESASVVVLPFTADGEVVVIEEWRQAVKRVNRGLPAGGVEGEDVDLEATAVRELEEETGYTTDSVEHLTTVEPANGISDAVFHYFVARDCEPAGEQSLDFNESIRVETTTLDALREGIRDGDVRDGRTAMGVLYYDAFA
- a CDS encoding alpha/beta fold hydrolase, producing the protein MTDRLTDVALTHDHVTVDGTRLHTVTAGDPAGPLVVCLHGFPEFWYSWRAQIPGLVAAGYRVVAPDLRGYNRSEKPPGVGSYTLDELVGDVTGLIRHYGESAHLVGHDWGGTLAWTTAAEHPELLDSLTVMNAPHPAALAERFDLAQLRRSWYALAFQLPWLPERLLTLGRGRAVGSMFRESAATPAAFTDEDIHRYREAFCRPGAARAAVNYYRAYARETAGAILPGTAAAPPADTESQVPTLLLWGEQDPALGVGLSEGLERWVADLRVERFPEASHWVHHDAPERVGDRLLEFLDGHGADEDAGPNL
- a CDS encoding type II toxin-antitoxin system VapC family toxin, with product MTVLVDTGVLYAEYDRSATRHDAAADAMETVYDGELGQPFTSDYIYDEVVTLTQRRTGSFEVAKTLGERLRGVGSFPDVYSLLYVTPAVFGSAVETFEQFDDQGLSFTDAATVALADRHDIDTILAFDDGFDGIADRTDPAML
- a CDS encoding PH domain-containing protein: MDEPSRVEFDWLTLDDAERVLWSGQPHVYSIVPALVVGIPLSLLLVGIPIVVGSYLNRENTHYVLTTDALYQKRGIFSRSVRKIAFEKIQNTSYSQGALGKHFGYGNVDISTAGGSGVEMQFGSVPDPKGVQERINRRIRQARGPRDEHENEESSAEVLDEILAELRAIRTALDAEGGTVTERQGNSSQSERREQTGRRARGDRADGSGE
- the tgtA gene encoding tRNA guanosine(15) transglycosylase TgtA, which encodes MPDCFEVRDYDAAGRLGELTVPRADVTVETPALLPVVNPHVRTVEPARLEAEFGAEILITNGYSLYGSDPFRERALEEGLHDLYDFSGAIMTDSGSFQLAEYGDIDVGTREILEFQRDIGSDIGTPVDIPTPPDADREQAAAELDRTQERLELAETVDTGEMLVNAPVQGGAFPDLRESAAERAYGTDLDVFPVGAVVPLLNNYRYADIVDVVTAAKRGLGADAPVHLFGAGHPMMFALAVAMGCDLFDSAAYALYARDDRYLTVRGTEHLEDLDYLPCSCPVCATTTPSELEAEPADERERLLAEHNLHVTYEEMRTIKQAIRRGNLLELVETRARGHPAMLDGYRALTGHAAQLERTDPASKDAFFYLSSESAARPEVLRHHDRLSRLDATGDILLSEGDTNEAYDETWRLRPPFGPYPRELSEVYPLNAELPDRLDGPAYEAAAAGVRRLVEANPDATFTVAHWDWPEQALAALPGSVDTHQLGVDDTDWHGGTE
- a CDS encoding PH domain-containing protein translates to MGAASDDGVPWLTAGPGEAVRWCGGPRIQTALPGAVIGVVVAAASVLVPEVPSLLGVAGVVPAAGVYLWVRNVEYVVTTDKLYRKQGVLGRRVTAVGYETVQNASYSQGILGTAFGYGTVTFDTAGGNGTELAFSNVTDPRAVEQLVSELLGEEESPADAAVPGSIEQWQAIREEVQRLRRTVEQRTDADRER